A window from Oreochromis aureus strain Israel breed Guangdong linkage group 16, ZZ_aureus, whole genome shotgun sequence encodes these proteins:
- the si:ch211-214p13.8 gene encoding B- and T-lymphocyte attenuator: MLSLKDKLNYLIIFCCCVFVSIHGSGKEKIAGLHAPCEVEIMVRRGSTWKTLPRQSLKVSCPVKHCGETLEITWCKFLDSNNCERIHETKNVEITQNPDEDKLISYLHFKEISIHDDGQYRCRLLGYNISLISHSINISVSDMYQGVENTDNNNKNAGTTPSPYHSEDKNWRPYFYICFGIVLLILILTAFIFLSSYDWKRVLTLNYVKGEEMPTHMIPDLPKWSPPSTPVPLTSLSVLNDIYSSYTPDRSVSPASQPCSNQISASNPADKYQDCEVYGIIKHRHATKQGGKYHTMTNQVKNPESSITAERPESPPHQPHEYQISASNLAVRNEDYATYAVINHGKPAGKQHTVPNQVKNPEYAVIKFS; encoded by the exons ATGTTGAGCCTAAAGGACAAGCTGAATTATCTGATAATATtttgctgctgtgtgtttgtctctatCCATGGAAGCGGCAAAG aaaaaattgcaGGTTTACATGCTCCGTGTGAAGTTGAGATTATGGTCCGAAGAGGCAGCACCTGGAAGACTCTTCCACGACAAAGTCTGAAGGTCAGCTGTCCGGTCAAACACTGTGGAGAAACGCTGGAGATCACCTGGTGTAAATTCCTCGACTCAAACAACTGTGAACGGATTCATGAAACAAAAAATGTGGAAATAACACAGAATCCTGATGAGGATAAGCTGATCTCATATTTACATTTCAAGGAGATTTCCATTCATGATGATGGTCAGTACAGATGTCGTTTACTAGGATATAATATCAGCCTAATCAGCCATTCCATCAACATCTCAGTATCAG ACATGTACCAGGGGGTTGAAAACactgataataacaataaaaatgcag GTACAACACCGAGCCCTTATCACAGTGAGGATAAGAACTGGAGGCCATACTTCTACATTTGTTTTGGCATAGTGCTTCTGATTCTCATACTGACTGCGTTCATCTTCCTGAGTTCTTATGACTGGAAAC GAGTGCTGACCTTAAACTACGTAAAGGGAGAG GAAATGCCCACTCATATGATACCAGACCTCCCTAAATGGAGCCCTCCTTCCACTCCTGTCCCACTGACCAGCTTGTCTGTTTTGAATGACATCTATTCATCATATACTCCAGACAGATCAGTATCACCAGCTTCCCAGCCCTGTTCGAACCAGATTTCAGCTTCAAATCCAGCAGATAAATATCAAGACTGTGAAGTATATGGTATCATCAAACATAGACACGCTACCAAACAGGGTGGAAAATATCACACCATGACTAACCAAGTTAAAAACCCAGAGTCTTCTATCACTGCTGAAAGACCAGAATCACCACCTCACCAGCCCCATGAGTACCAGATTTCAGCTTCAAATCTAGCAGTCAGAAATGAAGACTATGCAACGTATGCTGTCATCAACCACGGCAAACCTGCTGGAAAACAGCACACTGTGCCTAACCAAGTTAAAAACCCAGAGTATGCTGTCATCAAATTTTCCTGA
- the si:ch211-214p13.7 gene encoding uncharacterized protein si:ch211-214p13.7: protein MGNCASGKKKEKGDSEPDDKTVNDKPNEDVTYASINHENAKGARQGRPPTNQITDDDCDYATVNIPEALQPHSESECSSKDECADDYVLMG from the exons ATGGGAAACTGTGCTTCAGG aaagaagaaagagaaag GGGATTCTGAACCAGATGATAAGACCGTGAATGACAAG CCCAATGAAGATGTAACGTATGCTTCTATTAACCACGAGAACGCCAAAGGAGCAAGACAAGGCAGACCACCGACAAACCAGATCACCGACGACGACTGCGACTATGCTACAGTTAATATTCCTGAAGCACTTCAACCTCACTCTGAATCTGAGTGCTCATCTAAAGACGAATGTGCAGATGATTATGTACTTATGGGGTAA
- the si:ch211-214p13.9 gene encoding cell surface glycoprotein CD200 receptor 1-A isoform X2: MKETMWIYVLILLLSETRSVESERRNKDFSNGSDANLTCSNKMWNETFYVIWKIKLINKTLCEINFDSYGRNSDTCNDGKSLRNTSSAQPYLHIPKFSEDDVGIYTCEFAYRGGSTNCEIHVNITVTPEIKAWIEHKDNTMVAVCRAENGNPAASISWNYAQNSSVEQLPGINGLFTVESRLELPEDMDPKNLSCIISHQNLNKTVLLEFQKGKADSPWLYALIAGIIISFVAGVLFSVVMKRRQHQQSDTSSSKSPPIEDVEEVEPYASYVQRVNSIYN, from the exons ATGAAGGAGACTATGTGGATTTATGTCTTGATCCTGCTCTTGTCTGAAACGCGGAGCGTGGAATCAG aacGCAGAAATAAAGATTTCAGTAATGGGAGTGATGCTAATCTCACGTGCAGCAATAAGATGTGGAATGAGACATTTTATGTTATCTGGAAAATAAAATTGATTAACAAAACCCTTTGTGAGATAAACTTTGACAGTTACGGTCGAAACTCAGACACCTGCAATGATGGAAAGTCACTCCGAAACACATCCAGTGCTCAGCCATATCTACATATCCCAAAGTTCTCAGAAGATGATGTGGGGATCTACACGTGTGAGTTTGCTTACAGAGGAGGATCTACCAATTGTGAAATCCACGTGAATATCACAG TTACTCCTGAAATAAAAGCCTGGATAGAGCACAAAGACAACACAATGGTAGCAGTATGTAGAGCTGAAAATGGAAATCCTGCAGCCAGCATCAGCTGGAATTATGCACAAAATTCTTCTGTGGAACAATTGCCTGGGATAAATGGACTTTTTACAGTAGAAAGTCGTTTGGAGCTTCCTGAAGACATGGATCCAAAAAACCTGAGCTGCATCATCAGTCACCAGAACCTGAACAAGACGGTACTTCTAGAATTTCAAAAAGGCAAAG CTGATTCTCCCTGGCTGTATGCACTCATAGCTGGGATAATAATTTCATTTGTAGCAGGAGTCTTGTTTTCTGTGGTCATGAAGCGGAG GCAACACCAACAGTCAGATACCTCGTCCTCCAAATCCCCACCG atagAGGATGTGGAGGAAGTGGAGCCCTATGCCAGCTATGTTCAACGTGTGAACTCTATCTATAACTGA
- the si:ch211-214p13.9 gene encoding cell surface glycoprotein CD200 receptor 1-A isoform X1: MKETMWIYVLILLLSETRSVESGTTESTPVNTTSPPIIERRNKDFSNGSDANLTCSNKMWNETFYVIWKIKLINKTLCEINFDSYGRNSDTCNDGKSLRNTSSAQPYLHIPKFSEDDVGIYTCEFAYRGGSTNCEIHVNITVTPEIKAWIEHKDNTMVAVCRAENGNPAASISWNYAQNSSVEQLPGINGLFTVESRLELPEDMDPKNLSCIISHQNLNKTVLLEFQKGKADSPWLYALIAGIIISFVAGVLFSVVMKRRQHQQSDTSSSKSPPIEDVEEVEPYASYVQRVNSIYN, encoded by the exons ATGAAGGAGACTATGTGGATTTATGTCTTGATCCTGCTCTTGTCTGAAACGCGGAGCGTGGAATCAG GAACTACTGAAAGCACCCCTGTGAACACCACTTCTCCTCCTATCATTG aacGCAGAAATAAAGATTTCAGTAATGGGAGTGATGCTAATCTCACGTGCAGCAATAAGATGTGGAATGAGACATTTTATGTTATCTGGAAAATAAAATTGATTAACAAAACCCTTTGTGAGATAAACTTTGACAGTTACGGTCGAAACTCAGACACCTGCAATGATGGAAAGTCACTCCGAAACACATCCAGTGCTCAGCCATATCTACATATCCCAAAGTTCTCAGAAGATGATGTGGGGATCTACACGTGTGAGTTTGCTTACAGAGGAGGATCTACCAATTGTGAAATCCACGTGAATATCACAG TTACTCCTGAAATAAAAGCCTGGATAGAGCACAAAGACAACACAATGGTAGCAGTATGTAGAGCTGAAAATGGAAATCCTGCAGCCAGCATCAGCTGGAATTATGCACAAAATTCTTCTGTGGAACAATTGCCTGGGATAAATGGACTTTTTACAGTAGAAAGTCGTTTGGAGCTTCCTGAAGACATGGATCCAAAAAACCTGAGCTGCATCATCAGTCACCAGAACCTGAACAAGACGGTACTTCTAGAATTTCAAAAAGGCAAAG CTGATTCTCCCTGGCTGTATGCACTCATAGCTGGGATAATAATTTCATTTGTAGCAGGAGTCTTGTTTTCTGTGGTCATGAAGCGGAG GCAACACCAACAGTCAGATACCTCGTCCTCCAAATCCCCACCG atagAGGATGTGGAGGAAGTGGAGCCCTATGCCAGCTATGTTCAACGTGTGAACTCTATCTATAACTGA